GCCACCGACACCTTCTGAATGGAGATACCAGGCATTAATTCTTTTATCCAATTTGAAAGAGGCTTGGGATTCGCTGGCAAAGGGGTTGAGATACCAAGCTTCTTTTTCATTTTGTTTCGTGGGAAGGTGTCCGAGAGAAAGGAGGACTTCTTCCAACGATATGCTGTTGAATTTTTTGCAGTTCATTTTTGCTATGTTTTTTATTAAATATACTTACCTAGTTACCGATCTGTTGATAATCAAATGAATGATTCTCTTTTTGCGACTACCTGGATTTACCTACTTACCCAATGTTATTATATAGTTAACTTAGGTAGGTTTGGATTTCTCTACTTACCTGATTAAAACTTTCACATTGTGTCACTTAAAGCCCTTAGGTAGGATGGTAGATTACTTCTGTTTAATTACTTTATGATCTTCAACCGGATGAGATAACCGTAGATCTGTCTTTGGGGATGTTTGACCCTTGGAAATTTGAAAGATGATAAAGCTCTCCCGATCTTTAAATGATTTAAACGGACACCGTGAGAATTCAGATCGATCATCACTTCTGTCGCGGTCATAAATTCCTCCAGATGATCGGAAGGTTCATAGAACTTGTTCACGATCTCCTGTTCCAAGGTCATTTGCGTAAATCTTTCATTGCGTTTTTCATTCTCCAGAATATCTGTTACAGATAGTTCCGGATTATAATTTTTCCTTTTATAAGCATTGAAATAAGCTTGCGCCCAGACCTTGTCAATATCGATCTCCGACGAATAATTGAAGTTGATCTTCTCGATCACTTAGAAAATGATCCACCTTACACTTCCCGAATCATCGGTTAGAAAATCTGTTTTGTTTGTTGATCCCACAAAGCTGCAGATCCGCTCCAGGTATTCTGATTTCCTTGCATAGGGCAATCTCTCGTTAATATGCGTTTTGGAGATATAGGCCTTTAAAGAATTAATATCTGCTTTAGCAAGAACTGATAATTCATCCAGATTGATGATCAGATTCTTGCACAATTTGATCCTGCTGTCTTTGTCTAAACCAATGTCTTCAGAAATATAATTCATCAGTTTTTCAGGAATAAAAAACCTTAAATAGGTTGATTTCCCGTTATTCTGGATGGCATTCGCAAGAACCAGACAATGTTTGTTTATCTTTTCTTTTTCCAAAGCACATAATACCGCTCTGGTAAACCATTTTTCGGTATGGTAGAAAAATGAAGCGTCATCATTGGTTTTCACATAAGAACAAAGCTTCCTGATATAATCTTCACCATCCCAATCTTCCAGACTTTCAAAATATTCTGAAATAGGATCATACTGTTCTATCAAATGACTTCTGACCAGGATCTCCAGTTTATTGATCGGGATATCAACTCCTGACTGGATAAGTTCGATAAATAGTGAGTTCAAATTTAGATCTGACCATTTTTTATCTGAACTCAATTTGATCTCAAACTCCAGAGATA
Above is a window of Chryseobacterium scophthalmum DNA encoding:
- a CDS encoding virulence-associated E family protein yields the protein MEENKTLYQTGTETKTIFDRALNYLNSKYSIRFNTISLEFEIKLSSDKKWSDLNLNSLFIELIQSGVDIPINKLEILVRSHLIEQYDPISEYFESLEDWDGEDYIRKLCSYVKTNDDASFFYHTEKWFTRAVLCALEKEKINKHCLVLANAIQNNGKSTYLRFFIPEKLMNYISEDIGLDKDSRIKLCKNLIINLDELSVLAKADINSLKAYISKTHINERLPYARKSEYLERICSFVGSTNKTDFLTDDSGSVRWIIF